atgaaaatgaaaactggGCAAAGTAAGTTGAGTGCATTATAGTTATGAGCGAGTGCGCTTGGATTATCTACGTATTATCCAATGCAATTGTGGGTTAGTGGGTGAATGTGCTTTTTCAACAAAAGTGTGCACATTACAATGCACAtaacatgttgttgttgttgttgttgttgttagctgtTGGCCAGGTGACGTAGCAGTTGCACTGTGCGGTGGTAACTTGTTTGCGATGCCTGAATAAgcaaaaagacttaagcaacaaacttaGGTTTGAGatgaaattgaatattaacTACAATTTATGTAAAGCTGCCAACGTGGGAGATTGTCTGACACGCAACAATTTTCTTAATAgtattaagaaaaataaagaaaatttgtcACAGAATTACACAGAATTTACAAGAATTaatgaacatttttgttaaaacaaatgaagatataataaatttactatttgtacttattttttattaaatataatattactttatttgtttaagtatataaaaaataaataacttaataagtaagtttaaaaatcttgatacattatttttatttattaataacaaaattgtaaagtaatatttatttaattattaataaataaacaaaagtatataataataaataataaattaaagccttttttatgaaaaataaataaataaacagttttttaacattttaacatctttatatatttttacgaATTGATGCCTAAGAATTAATTGAgctttaaaaagaatttaaataattattttaattaaagcctttttttattaaaaataattaaataaatagtttttaacattttaagatctttatatttttacaaattgatGCCTAAGAATTAATTGACTTAGcagacaaacaatttaatggcGTTGCCCATGCAATAAGGAAGTGAATTTCTATAAGCtagaaactaatttaaattggtTTATATTCTAGCGCCTAATACGCcatcattaattattataaacaaaagccagcgcacacacacacacctcgAATTCAATTCAGTTTCTTGTTGAAGTGCTTTAAGTTTGTTTCGTGCACGTTTTCAAGGCGTTGTCCAAAGTGCCCCAAAGCTAATAATGATTCCATCTCAAGCTGCAGTTCTTGGCGTAGATACGATCATTCCAGCGCgcactttcaatttcaatattaaaatgtaattaaattattatttcttagATTTTCCTATTGATCAAACGCTTGCCGTGCGCCATGGACGGCCGCATGATTAATGAGCGTCAGGTCTGTACCAAATGTGTTTCATTTTTGCTTAGCGGCTGTGACTAATGGCTCAATCGCGGCTGGAGCAATGGCAAAGAAGCGCATTACCTAATTGACAGGCCATTTTGTAATACGCCATGAAAATGTCGCACAGATAGAGACGTTCAGGCATTTGTTAATTGTGTCacttttgcaattgctgcgcGTAATTAGTTCATTTGCCCAAAGACAAGCAAAACAGACAACAGTAAttataacagcagcagcaacaacaacaacagcaacagcaacttatgGCAGAAAGTAATGTGCGGAAAAGATGGCCACCAATTGTGTCAAGTTCAACGTAGTGCTGGTGCTTTGCATGCGTGCGTGCATATTTGCCTTCAAATCTCATTGCgcgcaaacaaaagacttaggcaacgaactggTTTATATTTTGGCCAGCTAAAATATTGCCATATCTACTGACATTTTGTTAGTGTATACAAGCTTCGGTTTCCAATAATTATCTCCAAATCTTATTGCTATTTTTACTGTAGTTTTCACAGCTGCAGTGCCAACTGATTTTGACATTTGTTAGCACGCGTTACGGTCAACGAAAACGAGTTACGCACGTTTACGCACAGTTCCGTTATGAATGAAATGTGGAAACTGTGCGTGCCACAGCAAATTGGTTGCAATGGACAGCACTCCAAGGCtattggcaacatgttgcatgaCTTTATGTGCGTAGTTCAAGTTGCGCTGCGTTCAAAGAACTTGAAGTATGcctcaaaaattaaataatttatcttAAAGTTAACTAAAAGCTTTTACAAGTTCCTTTTTACTCTGCGCTATTTAAGAGCGCTTTTAACAGATTAGAGCAGACTACGCCCAGTAGCAATGATATCTCAGTCggttaattataattacactTGCATTATGTTAATGACAGCTTGCGGCATATGTATTTGCATCATTAAAGTGCTGAAAGCTACTCAATTTAAGGCACAAACGGAGCCCAAAGAAAGACATCAAATGGCAATCatagcaccaccaccaccaccaccaccaccaacaccaccacGTCGTTATATAGTGGCCTTGTCAATGCCGTTGCATGCCTTGAGAAATCACATTcacagcagtaacaacaacaacagcaacttattTGGTGCAGCGTACCAagaaacaaaatttgaaacaattgcaattgtagtTCGATgttagttgcttttgtttttgttgctgttgccgttactgttgctgcagttgtcttgttgtttatatttaagctgctgcagaaACAGAGTGAGAAATATGCCTGACCCCGCAGCGGCCACAAAGTCCATGCGCAATTTGTGTTGAGTGCAGGTTTTTaagatttcaatttattattataacaaaaccaaatattaattaattctcAACGATTTGTTAACGTTTCGTGGCAAGGTGTGAgctattttgctttgttttggaGTATTTTTGAAAGTTCCATTAACCGCTCAATTAAGTTAATTGGGTGCTCAACTCGAGCAAGTATTTAatctatttgctttgctttacgCTTCACTTTCGTTGAACAAACTGTTTAAACTCTGCGCGCCTGACCTTGACTTTAACGCCAAAACGCTTACTAAGCagtgcagctttaattaacttgaattaaattgctttttaggCCTGATAAAAACTAGCAAAATGCCATTAGTTGgcttaattttttgcataGCTGACACTCGTGAGAAAAACTTAATACGACAATTACAAATTGACTTGTTGTGGATCATATTTCTTCAATCAAAGTCAgctcagcaacaatttgtcgCAACTGCTTGGCTTTAATTAACGATTTGCTAGAATTTGCATAAGTCTCCACTAGTCTCTAAGTTCTATGAATCACACTAAACTGAACTGCGCTGAACTGTTGCCAAGTCTTTGAAGCGCTGGCttaacaaaattgcatttgtgtaAGCACGTTAACAGCGCATTAAAATGTGAAGCATTGCCGAAGGTCGAAAGCGGCGGCGTTGGCGAACGGTCAACTTCAACTGCGTCATGGAGCGAACTGACAGGCGGGGCCAAGAACCGCGAGCCAGCTGTTTACATTTTCCCACCAAACAGCCAAAGCAGAGCGAGCTCTGTTTGGGCGTTCCAAGTGTTGACTGCTAACTGCTCAGACAGCGTGTTCGGTTTTTATGACTAACGGGCAACACCATGACATTATGCATAAAGCTAAGCGCGCCCGACGCCGATCGATCGATTTCAATTTCTCATATCCCGTAGTCAATTCCGCAAACGGTGCTCCACACTGAACGCCCAGCGCTTGTACAAATTGCAGTGGCACTTGGCCTTTAAGCTGCGACCCGGAGTCGATCGAGATTAGCTGACAGAATTGGAGCTGAACGCGTGAGCACTGGCATTAAGAATGCACgacataatttaaaagcaaaggcGTCGACTTGTTATTATAGTTACTTTTATGTTGCAGTCGcagttataaaaattcatCATGGATGCTTAAAATTCGAGTATTTGTAgcttacttttattattttactttatagcCGTACAAAATTAAGTCGCATTTTAGTGTCCAAGCCACAAATTATACaaccaaattattatttaagttcTGGATTTATCAACTGGCATACTCTCTATAACACTTAGTTCGTTTACCGTCATTGCCAACTGGAAACTCATTAGagcagcacacaaataaacaaaacactaTCAAGtttaaaaaactgttgcatgctTTTAAGcctgtatttttaaataaaatattactctaaaaagttgtttttcaacttttaGGCGATACTTGAATTCTTCATAAACCGTATCATAacatttacttatatataagtatttagCTATTTTCAATGACAATTTATTGCCATTTAATGAATTCATCATTAAATCAGTATATTAACCAATGCTAAATATTGCAGAACTCGAAggtttgtttaaaaattcgCATTCGAAATTATTGTTTAGAATAAGAAACAAAGTAGGCGCATGTTGATGAATTGACTTTTGAGTATTAACTGTTGAACGGTAACCAATGAAGTTACTAGTTGCTCATAAGTGAGCCGTACCTATATAAACAATCCAAAATTAGATAACTCATTTTAAAACATAGCTTGCGCTTGCATAATTCTCAGCGGTTTgccaaatgtatttatttattttatatattttcaaaacaaattgtaaattgcagtttgttaaaaaataacagaatatacaattataacattttcaataaatagtagtattagttaaataaatagtttgtaGATAAGCccttaaatataacaatattatataatttctgtaggtgtgtgtaattaaacttaatactATGACGAGCTGTTGATATCCAACGCTAGACTTAATTGCAGCTTTCACAGCAAAACCAACCAAATGCAGCTGGCGGAATCGGTGCGAAAGCAAAACTTGGGCATACTGCACTAAATTAACAAGGAATACTCTTTGTATAAAGTAAGTAAGTATTTATAGTATACATGCACGTAACgcaattatatatacttttagaTAAGTCATGACATGCATATTTCTATTTCAACTCTAAGAACCATTAAAACAATACTTTGTTATGCacataacatatttatatgtgtgtatttggaaATGTTCTTTCGTGCCACAATATTATTACTATGGAATACGTGGCGCTTTAGTTGGAGGGCACATAGGCGCCGACGCTGCGCTTGCGTCCGAAGTTACAGATCCTCATAAGGCAAGGCTGCATGTCTGTTTGGATGGGGGAGAAGAAACAAAATGTTAGTGAATTCagatcgttgttgttgccaggaCAGCCACATGCAGACACTTACAGTCTTGAGGACTATTTACTACAAATGTGCGTTTAAGACGAAAccaacatataaaataaaataaaataatagaataaGTCAACATACAAAATGAATGTTAGGCGTGCAAAGTGTAactgtgtgcttgtgtgtgtgtgtgtaggtgtatGTGTTTTTGTGGAATAACTTACATTGCACACTCTTCTTGACCAAAGCTGGTTTGTTGACGTCATTAAGGAGTTTATCATCCAATGCAATCCGATTGAGGCGGTCCATCAGTGTTCCTTCGTAGAAACCGGAATCAGGTATCATCATTACGTTGAGTGATGGAAAACGTCCGAGCCCCATATCCGGCCTAACTGCTGCTAATTGTGCTGGCTCATACTTTAACGGATCAATGGTTAACTTTTGGCCGACTGACCTTTAAGCATTGCCACTCACCAGGACCCCGTTGTACGCTCTCAAGTCCTGCGGCAACAACGCTGCATgtgctggcaacaacagcgccaTTGACAGCAGCACAATGGCTAAGCCCAGCTGATGATGGCCGATAGAAGAACCGCATGTTTTTGCACCCGTCGTCATCGTTATATGTCAACTGCGAAATAGCCaacaacatatttatttttcagttaACAACGCTCGCCTGTTTGCATGCATGTGAGTGGGTGGAGAGCTGGGGTGGATTTGTTTTCAAGTGGGCCAAAGACAATTAAGCAGAGAGCCACCCCCAGAGCTCACGCAAAAAGGTTTCCTATTACAGCACACAAAGTTGTACGAGcttaaatatgcacaaaaaGAAATGTGTATAAAGAATTTCGCAAGTAACTTGCGCTGTCAACGGGTTTCAGTCTCAAGGTGTTTGATATTTCAAACAGTCACGTTGCAATCACAGGCGCTCTTCTAGGAATCTAAAGCATGGGCCACTTCAAGCTTTACCCTACTGCGCATAACTCgctaaaaataagcagcagcccCAAGTGCTATGCCTCTGCCTCAAAGGGAGGGGCCCTGGACAGTCGACTGCATGTGCGCGCGTCCATTACGCGTTGTCCAACCGCCCTAATTGCCGtcaatgaaatattaatgccTAATTATGCTCAACGCTGACGCCAAACGCCACCTTCAAAGGTTAGATTGAGCTTTAAAAAATGGCAGCTCATTCATTTCAAATATGTTTGTCTAGGCAAGTTAatacgcagcagcaaaagttcaaagttTAACAGCTTATGGCTAACATTTGTCACGAATTTCTTACCCTTCCCTCAGATGCTTGTTACTGGGCTGTTCTACAGCAAAATTGTAACTGCTACACTTCATGCACGTGACAGTTAAGCTTAATGCAGTTAAGCTGATCAGCGTATCTGAcctttatattatatatttatactgtGAACAAATCTGACATGCTTCGCGTTTGATTTCAATGATTAACGAGCGACCTTGACTTTTAACAAACGGATTTTTTATGCCTCCAGCAAGCTGATAATATTCAACTGCATCTAGTATACGCGTCTATACATAGgtacatttatatttgcaagcaC
The DNA window shown above is from Drosophila busckii strain San Diego stock center, stock number 13000-0081.31 chromosome 3L, ASM1175060v1, whole genome shotgun sequence and carries:
- the LOC108598915 gene encoding uncharacterized protein LOC108598915; the protein is MTTGAKTCGSSIGHHQLGLAIVLLSMALLLPAHAALLPQDLRAYNGVLYEPAQLAAVRPDMGLGRFPSLNVMMIPDSGFYEGTLMDRLNRIALDDKLLNDVNKPALVKKSVQLNSPQDYMQPCLMRICNFGRKRSVGAYVPSN